One genomic segment of Equus przewalskii isolate Varuska chromosome 13, EquPr2, whole genome shotgun sequence includes these proteins:
- the RMND5B gene encoding E3 ubiquitin-protein transferase RMND5B isoform X2 produces MLRPGLTVLVRMGRESGETASEAAMEQCASVEREVDKVLQKFLTYGQHCEQSLEELLHHVGQLRAELASAALQGTPLSATLSLVMSQCCRKIKDTVQKLASDHKDIHSSVSRVGKAIDRNFDSEICGVVSDAVWDSREKQQQILQMAIVEHLYQQGMLSVAEELCQDCSLPLQESTLNVDLDFKQPFLELNRILEALHEQDLGPALEWAVSHRQRLLELNSSLEFKLHRLHFIRLLAGGPEKQLEALSYARHFQPFARLHQREIQVMMGSLVYLRLGLEKSPYCHLLDNSHWAEICETFTRDACSLLGLSVESPLSVRTLPRVPDRWQCAGLLSACWALGLAAPAPALFCSFASGCVALPVLMNIKAVIEQRQCTGVWSHKDELPVRPSREVWADGTGEDSRRELYSPLCWPPQIEIELGMKCWYHSVFACPILRQQTSDSNPPIKLICGHVISRDALNKLINGGKLKCPYCPMEQNPADGKRIIF; encoded by the exons ATGTTGAGGCCAGGACTGACGGTGCTGGTGAGAATGGGAAGAGAGTCTGGTGAAACTGCG TCCGAGGCCGCCATGGAGCAGTGTGCGAGCGTGGAGAGAGAAGTGGACAAGGTCCTGCAGAAGTTCCTGACCTACGGGCAGCACTGCGAGCAGAGCCTGGAGGAGCTGCTGCACCACGTGGGCCAGCTGCGGGCCGAGCTGGCCAGCGCAG CCCTCCAGGGGACCCCACTCTCAGCCACCCTCTCCCTGGTGATGTCCCAGTGCTGCCGGAAGATCAAAGACACCGTGCAGAAACTGGCTTCGGACCACAAGGACATTCACAGCAGTGTCTCTAGAGTGGGCAAAGCCATTGACAGG AACTTTGACTCTGAGATTTGCGGTGTGGTCTCCGACGCAGTGTGGGACTCgcgggagaagcagcagcagatcCTGCAGATGGCCATCGTGGAGCACCTGTACCAGCAGGGCATGCTCAGCGTCGCTGAGGAGCTGTGCCAG GACTGCTCTCTCCCCCTACAGGAATCAACACTGAATGTGGACTTGGATTTCAAGCAGCCTTTCCTGGAGTTGAATCGAATCCTGGAAGCTCTGCATGAACAAGACCTGGGGCCAGCATTAGA ATGGGCCGTCTCCCACAGGCAGCGCCTGCTTGAGCTCAACAGCTCCCTGGAGTTCAAGTTGCACCGACTGCACTTCATCCGCCTCTTGGCAGGTGGTCCTGAGAAGCAGCTGGAAGCCCTCAGCTACGCCCGGCATTTCCAGCCCTTTGCTCGACTGCACCAGCGGG AGATCCAGGTGATGATGGGCAGTCTGGTGTACCTGCGGCTGGGCTTGGAGAAGTCGCCCTACTGCCACCTCCTGGACAACAGCCATTGGGCCGAGATCTGTGAGACCTTTACCCGGGATGCTTGTTCCCTGCTGGGGCTTTCTGTGGAGTCGCCCCTCAGCGTCAG AACCCTGCCCCGAGTTCCAGACCGATGGCAGTGTGCTGGTCTTCTGTCTGCCTGCTGGGCTCTTGGTCTGGCCGCTCCAGCCCCTGCTTTGTTCTGCAGCTTTGCCTCTGGCTGTGTGGCGCTGCCCGTGCTGATGAACATCAAAGCTGTGATCGAGCAGAGGCAGTGCACTGGGGTCTGGAGTCACAAGGACGAGTTACCGGTGAGGCCTAGCAGGGAGGTGTGGGCAGACGGCACCGGGGAGGACAGCAGGAGAGAACTGTACTCACCCCTCTGCTGGCCTCCCCAGATTGAGATCGAACTAGGGATGAAGTGCTGGTACCACTCAGTGTTCGCGTGCCCCATCCTCCGCCAGCAGACGTCGGATTCTAACCCTCCCATCAAGCTCATCTGTGGTCACGTTATCTCCCGAGATGCACTCAACAAGCTCATTAATGGAGGAAA GCTAAAGTGTCCCTACTGTCCCATGGAGCAGAACCCAGCAGATGGGAAACGCATCATATTCTGA
- the RMND5B gene encoding E3 ubiquitin-protein transferase RMND5B isoform X15, whose translation MEQCASVEREVDKVLQKFLTYGQHCEQSLEELLHHVGQLRAELASAALQGTPLSATLSLVMSQCCRKIKDTVQKLASDHKDIHSSVSRVGKAIDRNFDSEICGVVSDAVWDSREKQQQILQMAIVEHLYQQGMLSVAEELCQESTLNVDLDFKQPFLELNRILEALHEQDLGPALEWAVSHRQRLLELNSSLEFKLHRLHFIRLLAGGPEKQLEALSYARHFQPFARLHQREIQVMMGSLVYLRLGLEKSPYCHLLDNSHWAEICETFTRDACSLLGLSVESPLSVSFASGCVALPVLMNIKAVIEQRQCTGVWSHKDELPVRPSREVWADGTGEDSRRELYSPLCWPPQIEIELGMKCWYHSVFACPILRQQTSDSNPPIKLICGHVISRDALNKLINGGKLKCPYCPMEQNPADGKRIIF comes from the exons ATGGAGCAGTGTGCGAGCGTGGAGAGAGAAGTGGACAAGGTCCTGCAGAAGTTCCTGACCTACGGGCAGCACTGCGAGCAGAGCCTGGAGGAGCTGCTGCACCACGTGGGCCAGCTGCGGGCCGAGCTGGCCAGCGCAG CCCTCCAGGGGACCCCACTCTCAGCCACCCTCTCCCTGGTGATGTCCCAGTGCTGCCGGAAGATCAAAGACACCGTGCAGAAACTGGCTTCGGACCACAAGGACATTCACAGCAGTGTCTCTAGAGTGGGCAAAGCCATTGACAGG AACTTTGACTCTGAGATTTGCGGTGTGGTCTCCGACGCAGTGTGGGACTCgcgggagaagcagcagcagatcCTGCAGATGGCCATCGTGGAGCACCTGTACCAGCAGGGCATGCTCAGCGTCGCTGAGGAGCTGTGCCAG GAATCAACACTGAATGTGGACTTGGATTTCAAGCAGCCTTTCCTGGAGTTGAATCGAATCCTGGAAGCTCTGCATGAACAAGACCTGGGGCCAGCATTAGA ATGGGCCGTCTCCCACAGGCAGCGCCTGCTTGAGCTCAACAGCTCCCTGGAGTTCAAGTTGCACCGACTGCACTTCATCCGCCTCTTGGCAGGTGGTCCTGAGAAGCAGCTGGAAGCCCTCAGCTACGCCCGGCATTTCCAGCCCTTTGCTCGACTGCACCAGCGGG AGATCCAGGTGATGATGGGCAGTCTGGTGTACCTGCGGCTGGGCTTGGAGAAGTCGCCCTACTGCCACCTCCTGGACAACAGCCATTGGGCCGAGATCTGTGAGACCTTTACCCGGGATGCTTGTTCCCTGCTGGGGCTTTCTGTGGAGTCGCCCCTCAGCGTCAG CTTTGCCTCTGGCTGTGTGGCGCTGCCCGTGCTGATGAACATCAAAGCTGTGATCGAGCAGAGGCAGTGCACTGGGGTCTGGAGTCACAAGGACGAGTTACCGGTGAGGCCTAGCAGGGAGGTGTGGGCAGACGGCACCGGGGAGGACAGCAGGAGAGAACTGTACTCACCCCTCTGCTGGCCTCCCCAGATTGAGATCGAACTAGGGATGAAGTGCTGGTACCACTCAGTGTTCGCGTGCCCCATCCTCCGCCAGCAGACGTCGGATTCTAACCCTCCCATCAAGCTCATCTGTGGTCACGTTATCTCCCGAGATGCACTCAACAAGCTCATTAATGGAGGAAA GCTAAAGTGTCCCTACTGTCCCATGGAGCAGAACCCAGCAGATGGGAAACGCATCATATTCTGA
- the RMND5B gene encoding E3 ubiquitin-protein transferase RMND5B isoform X16, giving the protein MACEQGLLKDELEFASHLHINSEAAMEQCASVEREVDKVLQKFLTYGQHCEQSLEELLHHVGQLRAELASAALQGTPLSATLSLVMSQCCRKIKDTVQKLASDHKDIHSSVSRVGKAIDRNFDSEICGVVSDAVWDSREKQQQILQMAIVEHLYQQGMLSVAEELCQESTLNVDLDFKQPFLELNRILEALHEQDLGPALEWAVSHRQRLLELNSSLEFKLHRLHFIRLLAGGPEKQLEALSYARHFQPFARLHQREIQVMMGSLVYLRLGLEKSPYCHLLDNSHWAEICETFTRDACSLLGLSVESPLSVSFASGCVALPVLMNIKAVIEQRQCTGVWSHKDELPIEIELGMKCWYHSVFACPILRQQTSDSNPPIKLICGHVISRDALNKLINGGKLKCPYCPMEQNPADGKRIIF; this is encoded by the exons ATGGCGTGCGAGCAGGGTCTTTTGAAGGATGAGTTGGAGTTTGCCAGTCACTTGCACATTAAT TCCGAGGCCGCCATGGAGCAGTGTGCGAGCGTGGAGAGAGAAGTGGACAAGGTCCTGCAGAAGTTCCTGACCTACGGGCAGCACTGCGAGCAGAGCCTGGAGGAGCTGCTGCACCACGTGGGCCAGCTGCGGGCCGAGCTGGCCAGCGCAG CCCTCCAGGGGACCCCACTCTCAGCCACCCTCTCCCTGGTGATGTCCCAGTGCTGCCGGAAGATCAAAGACACCGTGCAGAAACTGGCTTCGGACCACAAGGACATTCACAGCAGTGTCTCTAGAGTGGGCAAAGCCATTGACAGG AACTTTGACTCTGAGATTTGCGGTGTGGTCTCCGACGCAGTGTGGGACTCgcgggagaagcagcagcagatcCTGCAGATGGCCATCGTGGAGCACCTGTACCAGCAGGGCATGCTCAGCGTCGCTGAGGAGCTGTGCCAG GAATCAACACTGAATGTGGACTTGGATTTCAAGCAGCCTTTCCTGGAGTTGAATCGAATCCTGGAAGCTCTGCATGAACAAGACCTGGGGCCAGCATTAGA ATGGGCCGTCTCCCACAGGCAGCGCCTGCTTGAGCTCAACAGCTCCCTGGAGTTCAAGTTGCACCGACTGCACTTCATCCGCCTCTTGGCAGGTGGTCCTGAGAAGCAGCTGGAAGCCCTCAGCTACGCCCGGCATTTCCAGCCCTTTGCTCGACTGCACCAGCGGG AGATCCAGGTGATGATGGGCAGTCTGGTGTACCTGCGGCTGGGCTTGGAGAAGTCGCCCTACTGCCACCTCCTGGACAACAGCCATTGGGCCGAGATCTGTGAGACCTTTACCCGGGATGCTTGTTCCCTGCTGGGGCTTTCTGTGGAGTCGCCCCTCAGCGTCAG CTTTGCCTCTGGCTGTGTGGCGCTGCCCGTGCTGATGAACATCAAAGCTGTGATCGAGCAGAGGCAGTGCACTGGGGTCTGGAGTCACAAGGACGAGTTACCG ATTGAGATCGAACTAGGGATGAAGTGCTGGTACCACTCAGTGTTCGCGTGCCCCATCCTCCGCCAGCAGACGTCGGATTCTAACCCTCCCATCAAGCTCATCTGTGGTCACGTTATCTCCCGAGATGCACTCAACAAGCTCATTAATGGAGGAAA GCTAAAGTGTCCCTACTGTCCCATGGAGCAGAACCCAGCAGATGGGAAACGCATCATATTCTGA
- the RMND5B gene encoding E3 ubiquitin-protein transferase RMND5B isoform X17, with protein sequence MLRPGLTVLVRMGRESGETASEAAMEQCASVEREVDKVLQKFLTYGQHCEQSLEELLHHVGQLRAELASAALQGTPLSATLSLVMSQCCRKIKDTVQKLASDHKDIHSSVSRVGKAIDRNFDSEICGVVSDAVWDSREKQQQILQMAIVEHLYQQGMLSVAEELCQDCSLPLQESTLNVDLDFKQPFLELNRILEALHEQDLGPALEWAVSHRQRLLELNSSLEFKLHRLHFIRLLAGGPEKQLEALSYARHFQPFARLHQREIQVMMGSLVYLRLGLEKSPYCHLLDNSHWAEICETFTRDACSLLGLSVESPLSVSFASGCVALPVLMNIKAVIEQRQCTGVWSHKDELPIEIELGMKCWYHSVFACPILRQQTSDSNPPIKLICGHVISRDALNKLINGGKLKCPYCPMEQNPADGKRIIF encoded by the exons ATGTTGAGGCCAGGACTGACGGTGCTGGTGAGAATGGGAAGAGAGTCTGGTGAAACTGCG TCCGAGGCCGCCATGGAGCAGTGTGCGAGCGTGGAGAGAGAAGTGGACAAGGTCCTGCAGAAGTTCCTGACCTACGGGCAGCACTGCGAGCAGAGCCTGGAGGAGCTGCTGCACCACGTGGGCCAGCTGCGGGCCGAGCTGGCCAGCGCAG CCCTCCAGGGGACCCCACTCTCAGCCACCCTCTCCCTGGTGATGTCCCAGTGCTGCCGGAAGATCAAAGACACCGTGCAGAAACTGGCTTCGGACCACAAGGACATTCACAGCAGTGTCTCTAGAGTGGGCAAAGCCATTGACAGG AACTTTGACTCTGAGATTTGCGGTGTGGTCTCCGACGCAGTGTGGGACTCgcgggagaagcagcagcagatcCTGCAGATGGCCATCGTGGAGCACCTGTACCAGCAGGGCATGCTCAGCGTCGCTGAGGAGCTGTGCCAG GACTGCTCTCTCCCCCTACAGGAATCAACACTGAATGTGGACTTGGATTTCAAGCAGCCTTTCCTGGAGTTGAATCGAATCCTGGAAGCTCTGCATGAACAAGACCTGGGGCCAGCATTAGA ATGGGCCGTCTCCCACAGGCAGCGCCTGCTTGAGCTCAACAGCTCCCTGGAGTTCAAGTTGCACCGACTGCACTTCATCCGCCTCTTGGCAGGTGGTCCTGAGAAGCAGCTGGAAGCCCTCAGCTACGCCCGGCATTTCCAGCCCTTTGCTCGACTGCACCAGCGGG AGATCCAGGTGATGATGGGCAGTCTGGTGTACCTGCGGCTGGGCTTGGAGAAGTCGCCCTACTGCCACCTCCTGGACAACAGCCATTGGGCCGAGATCTGTGAGACCTTTACCCGGGATGCTTGTTCCCTGCTGGGGCTTTCTGTGGAGTCGCCCCTCAGCGTCAG CTTTGCCTCTGGCTGTGTGGCGCTGCCCGTGCTGATGAACATCAAAGCTGTGATCGAGCAGAGGCAGTGCACTGGGGTCTGGAGTCACAAGGACGAGTTACCG ATTGAGATCGAACTAGGGATGAAGTGCTGGTACCACTCAGTGTTCGCGTGCCCCATCCTCCGCCAGCAGACGTCGGATTCTAACCCTCCCATCAAGCTCATCTGTGGTCACGTTATCTCCCGAGATGCACTCAACAAGCTCATTAATGGAGGAAA GCTAAAGTGTCCCTACTGTCCCATGGAGCAGAACCCAGCAGATGGGAAACGCATCATATTCTGA
- the RMND5B gene encoding E3 ubiquitin-protein transferase RMND5B isoform X14: protein MACEQGLLKDELEFASHLHINSEAAMEQCASVEREVDKVLQKFLTYGQHCEQSLEELLHHVGQLRAELASAALQGTPLSATLSLVMSQCCRKIKDTVQKLASDHKDIHSSVSRVGKAIDRNFDSEICGVVSDAVWDSREKQQQILQMAIVEHLYQQGMLSVAEELCQDCSLPLQESTLNVDLDFKQPFLELNRILEALHEQDLGPALEWAVSHRQRLLELNSSLEFKLHRLHFIRLLAGGPEKQLEALSYARHFQPFARLHQREIQVMMGSLVYLRLGLEKSPYCHLLDNSHWAEICETFTRDACSLLGLSVESPLSVSFASGCVALPVLMNIKAVIEQRQCTGVWSHKDELPIEIELGMKCWYHSVFACPILRQQTSDSNPPIKLICGHVISRDALNKLINGGKLKCPYCPMEQNPADGKRIIF from the exons ATGGCGTGCGAGCAGGGTCTTTTGAAGGATGAGTTGGAGTTTGCCAGTCACTTGCACATTAAT TCCGAGGCCGCCATGGAGCAGTGTGCGAGCGTGGAGAGAGAAGTGGACAAGGTCCTGCAGAAGTTCCTGACCTACGGGCAGCACTGCGAGCAGAGCCTGGAGGAGCTGCTGCACCACGTGGGCCAGCTGCGGGCCGAGCTGGCCAGCGCAG CCCTCCAGGGGACCCCACTCTCAGCCACCCTCTCCCTGGTGATGTCCCAGTGCTGCCGGAAGATCAAAGACACCGTGCAGAAACTGGCTTCGGACCACAAGGACATTCACAGCAGTGTCTCTAGAGTGGGCAAAGCCATTGACAGG AACTTTGACTCTGAGATTTGCGGTGTGGTCTCCGACGCAGTGTGGGACTCgcgggagaagcagcagcagatcCTGCAGATGGCCATCGTGGAGCACCTGTACCAGCAGGGCATGCTCAGCGTCGCTGAGGAGCTGTGCCAG GACTGCTCTCTCCCCCTACAGGAATCAACACTGAATGTGGACTTGGATTTCAAGCAGCCTTTCCTGGAGTTGAATCGAATCCTGGAAGCTCTGCATGAACAAGACCTGGGGCCAGCATTAGA ATGGGCCGTCTCCCACAGGCAGCGCCTGCTTGAGCTCAACAGCTCCCTGGAGTTCAAGTTGCACCGACTGCACTTCATCCGCCTCTTGGCAGGTGGTCCTGAGAAGCAGCTGGAAGCCCTCAGCTACGCCCGGCATTTCCAGCCCTTTGCTCGACTGCACCAGCGGG AGATCCAGGTGATGATGGGCAGTCTGGTGTACCTGCGGCTGGGCTTGGAGAAGTCGCCCTACTGCCACCTCCTGGACAACAGCCATTGGGCCGAGATCTGTGAGACCTTTACCCGGGATGCTTGTTCCCTGCTGGGGCTTTCTGTGGAGTCGCCCCTCAGCGTCAG CTTTGCCTCTGGCTGTGTGGCGCTGCCCGTGCTGATGAACATCAAAGCTGTGATCGAGCAGAGGCAGTGCACTGGGGTCTGGAGTCACAAGGACGAGTTACCG ATTGAGATCGAACTAGGGATGAAGTGCTGGTACCACTCAGTGTTCGCGTGCCCCATCCTCCGCCAGCAGACGTCGGATTCTAACCCTCCCATCAAGCTCATCTGTGGTCACGTTATCTCCCGAGATGCACTCAACAAGCTCATTAATGGAGGAAA GCTAAAGTGTCCCTACTGTCCCATGGAGCAGAACCCAGCAGATGGGAAACGCATCATATTCTGA
- the RMND5B gene encoding E3 ubiquitin-protein transferase RMND5B isoform X13, with the protein MEQCASVEREVDKVLQKFLTYGQHCEQSLEELLHHVGQLRAELASAALQGTPLSATLSLVMSQCCRKIKDTVQKLASDHKDIHSSVSRVGKAIDRNFDSEICGVVSDAVWDSREKQQQILQMAIVEHLYQQGMLSVAEELCQESTLNVDLDFKQPFLELNRILEALHEQDLGPALEWAVSHRQRLLELNSSLEFKLHRLHFIRLLAGGPEKQLEALSYARHFQPFARLHQREIQVMMGSLVYLRLGLEKSPYCHLLDNSHWAEICETFTRDACSLLGLSVESPLSVRTLPRVPDRWQCAGLLSACWALGLAAPAPALFCSFASGCVALPVLMNIKAVIEQRQCTGVWSHKDELPIEIELGMKCWYHSVFACPILRQQTSDSNPPIKLICGHVISRDALNKLINGGKLKCPYCPMEQNPADGKRIIF; encoded by the exons ATGGAGCAGTGTGCGAGCGTGGAGAGAGAAGTGGACAAGGTCCTGCAGAAGTTCCTGACCTACGGGCAGCACTGCGAGCAGAGCCTGGAGGAGCTGCTGCACCACGTGGGCCAGCTGCGGGCCGAGCTGGCCAGCGCAG CCCTCCAGGGGACCCCACTCTCAGCCACCCTCTCCCTGGTGATGTCCCAGTGCTGCCGGAAGATCAAAGACACCGTGCAGAAACTGGCTTCGGACCACAAGGACATTCACAGCAGTGTCTCTAGAGTGGGCAAAGCCATTGACAGG AACTTTGACTCTGAGATTTGCGGTGTGGTCTCCGACGCAGTGTGGGACTCgcgggagaagcagcagcagatcCTGCAGATGGCCATCGTGGAGCACCTGTACCAGCAGGGCATGCTCAGCGTCGCTGAGGAGCTGTGCCAG GAATCAACACTGAATGTGGACTTGGATTTCAAGCAGCCTTTCCTGGAGTTGAATCGAATCCTGGAAGCTCTGCATGAACAAGACCTGGGGCCAGCATTAGA ATGGGCCGTCTCCCACAGGCAGCGCCTGCTTGAGCTCAACAGCTCCCTGGAGTTCAAGTTGCACCGACTGCACTTCATCCGCCTCTTGGCAGGTGGTCCTGAGAAGCAGCTGGAAGCCCTCAGCTACGCCCGGCATTTCCAGCCCTTTGCTCGACTGCACCAGCGGG AGATCCAGGTGATGATGGGCAGTCTGGTGTACCTGCGGCTGGGCTTGGAGAAGTCGCCCTACTGCCACCTCCTGGACAACAGCCATTGGGCCGAGATCTGTGAGACCTTTACCCGGGATGCTTGTTCCCTGCTGGGGCTTTCTGTGGAGTCGCCCCTCAGCGTCAG AACCCTGCCCCGAGTTCCAGACCGATGGCAGTGTGCTGGTCTTCTGTCTGCCTGCTGGGCTCTTGGTCTGGCCGCTCCAGCCCCTGCTTTGTTCTGCAGCTTTGCCTCTGGCTGTGTGGCGCTGCCCGTGCTGATGAACATCAAAGCTGTGATCGAGCAGAGGCAGTGCACTGGGGTCTGGAGTCACAAGGACGAGTTACCG ATTGAGATCGAACTAGGGATGAAGTGCTGGTACCACTCAGTGTTCGCGTGCCCCATCCTCCGCCAGCAGACGTCGGATTCTAACCCTCCCATCAAGCTCATCTGTGGTCACGTTATCTCCCGAGATGCACTCAACAAGCTCATTAATGGAGGAAA GCTAAAGTGTCCCTACTGTCCCATGGAGCAGAACCCAGCAGATGGGAAACGCATCATATTCTGA
- the RMND5B gene encoding E3 ubiquitin-protein transferase RMND5B isoform X18, which yields MLRPGLTVLVRMGRESGETASEAAMEQCASVEREVDKVLQKFLTYGQHCEQSLEELLHHVGQLRAELASAALQGTPLSATLSLVMSQCCRKIKDTVQKLASDHKDIHSSVSRVGKAIDRNFDSEICGVVSDAVWDSREKQQQILQMAIVEHLYQQGMLSVAEELCQESTLNVDLDFKQPFLELNRILEALHEQDLGPALEWAVSHRQRLLELNSSLEFKLHRLHFIRLLAGGPEKQLEALSYARHFQPFARLHQREIQVMMGSLVYLRLGLEKSPYCHLLDNSHWAEICETFTRDACSLLGLSVESPLSVSFASGCVALPVLMNIKAVIEQRQCTGVWSHKDELPIEIELGMKCWYHSVFACPILRQQTSDSNPPIKLICGHVISRDALNKLINGGKLKCPYCPMEQNPADGKRIIF from the exons ATGTTGAGGCCAGGACTGACGGTGCTGGTGAGAATGGGAAGAGAGTCTGGTGAAACTGCG TCCGAGGCCGCCATGGAGCAGTGTGCGAGCGTGGAGAGAGAAGTGGACAAGGTCCTGCAGAAGTTCCTGACCTACGGGCAGCACTGCGAGCAGAGCCTGGAGGAGCTGCTGCACCACGTGGGCCAGCTGCGGGCCGAGCTGGCCAGCGCAG CCCTCCAGGGGACCCCACTCTCAGCCACCCTCTCCCTGGTGATGTCCCAGTGCTGCCGGAAGATCAAAGACACCGTGCAGAAACTGGCTTCGGACCACAAGGACATTCACAGCAGTGTCTCTAGAGTGGGCAAAGCCATTGACAGG AACTTTGACTCTGAGATTTGCGGTGTGGTCTCCGACGCAGTGTGGGACTCgcgggagaagcagcagcagatcCTGCAGATGGCCATCGTGGAGCACCTGTACCAGCAGGGCATGCTCAGCGTCGCTGAGGAGCTGTGCCAG GAATCAACACTGAATGTGGACTTGGATTTCAAGCAGCCTTTCCTGGAGTTGAATCGAATCCTGGAAGCTCTGCATGAACAAGACCTGGGGCCAGCATTAGA ATGGGCCGTCTCCCACAGGCAGCGCCTGCTTGAGCTCAACAGCTCCCTGGAGTTCAAGTTGCACCGACTGCACTTCATCCGCCTCTTGGCAGGTGGTCCTGAGAAGCAGCTGGAAGCCCTCAGCTACGCCCGGCATTTCCAGCCCTTTGCTCGACTGCACCAGCGGG AGATCCAGGTGATGATGGGCAGTCTGGTGTACCTGCGGCTGGGCTTGGAGAAGTCGCCCTACTGCCACCTCCTGGACAACAGCCATTGGGCCGAGATCTGTGAGACCTTTACCCGGGATGCTTGTTCCCTGCTGGGGCTTTCTGTGGAGTCGCCCCTCAGCGTCAG CTTTGCCTCTGGCTGTGTGGCGCTGCCCGTGCTGATGAACATCAAAGCTGTGATCGAGCAGAGGCAGTGCACTGGGGTCTGGAGTCACAAGGACGAGTTACCG ATTGAGATCGAACTAGGGATGAAGTGCTGGTACCACTCAGTGTTCGCGTGCCCCATCCTCCGCCAGCAGACGTCGGATTCTAACCCTCCCATCAAGCTCATCTGTGGTCACGTTATCTCCCGAGATGCACTCAACAAGCTCATTAATGGAGGAAA GCTAAAGTGTCCCTACTGTCCCATGGAGCAGAACCCAGCAGATGGGAAACGCATCATATTCTGA
- the RMND5B gene encoding E3 ubiquitin-protein transferase RMND5B isoform X11, with translation MSWSLPVTCTLMETVSTGWAEMLRPGLTVLVRMGRESGETASEAAMEQCASVEREVDKVLQKFLTYGQHCEQSLEELLHHVGQLRAELASAALQGTPLSATLSLVMSQCCRKIKDTVQKLASDHKDIHSSVSRVGKAIDRNFDSEICGVVSDAVWDSREKQQQILQMAIVEHLYQQGMLSVAEELCQESTLNVDLDFKQPFLELNRILEALHEQDLGPALEWAVSHRQRLLELNSSLEFKLHRLHFIRLLAGGPEKQLEALSYARHFQPFARLHQREIQVMMGSLVYLRLGLEKSPYCHLLDNSHWAEICETFTRDACSLLGLSVESPLSVSFASGCVALPVLMNIKAVIEQRQCTGVWSHKDELPIEIELGMKCWYHSVFACPILRQQTSDSNPPIKLICGHVISRDALNKLINGGKLKCPYCPMEQNPADGKRIIF, from the exons ATGAGTTGGAGTTTGCCAGTCACTTGCACATTAAT GGAGACAGTGTCCACAGGCTGGGCTGAGATGTTGAGGCCAGGACTGACGGTGCTGGTGAGAATGGGAAGAGAGTCTGGTGAAACTGCG TCCGAGGCCGCCATGGAGCAGTGTGCGAGCGTGGAGAGAGAAGTGGACAAGGTCCTGCAGAAGTTCCTGACCTACGGGCAGCACTGCGAGCAGAGCCTGGAGGAGCTGCTGCACCACGTGGGCCAGCTGCGGGCCGAGCTGGCCAGCGCAG CCCTCCAGGGGACCCCACTCTCAGCCACCCTCTCCCTGGTGATGTCCCAGTGCTGCCGGAAGATCAAAGACACCGTGCAGAAACTGGCTTCGGACCACAAGGACATTCACAGCAGTGTCTCTAGAGTGGGCAAAGCCATTGACAGG AACTTTGACTCTGAGATTTGCGGTGTGGTCTCCGACGCAGTGTGGGACTCgcgggagaagcagcagcagatcCTGCAGATGGCCATCGTGGAGCACCTGTACCAGCAGGGCATGCTCAGCGTCGCTGAGGAGCTGTGCCAG GAATCAACACTGAATGTGGACTTGGATTTCAAGCAGCCTTTCCTGGAGTTGAATCGAATCCTGGAAGCTCTGCATGAACAAGACCTGGGGCCAGCATTAGA ATGGGCCGTCTCCCACAGGCAGCGCCTGCTTGAGCTCAACAGCTCCCTGGAGTTCAAGTTGCACCGACTGCACTTCATCCGCCTCTTGGCAGGTGGTCCTGAGAAGCAGCTGGAAGCCCTCAGCTACGCCCGGCATTTCCAGCCCTTTGCTCGACTGCACCAGCGGG AGATCCAGGTGATGATGGGCAGTCTGGTGTACCTGCGGCTGGGCTTGGAGAAGTCGCCCTACTGCCACCTCCTGGACAACAGCCATTGGGCCGAGATCTGTGAGACCTTTACCCGGGATGCTTGTTCCCTGCTGGGGCTTTCTGTGGAGTCGCCCCTCAGCGTCAG CTTTGCCTCTGGCTGTGTGGCGCTGCCCGTGCTGATGAACATCAAAGCTGTGATCGAGCAGAGGCAGTGCACTGGGGTCTGGAGTCACAAGGACGAGTTACCG ATTGAGATCGAACTAGGGATGAAGTGCTGGTACCACTCAGTGTTCGCGTGCCCCATCCTCCGCCAGCAGACGTCGGATTCTAACCCTCCCATCAAGCTCATCTGTGGTCACGTTATCTCCCGAGATGCACTCAACAAGCTCATTAATGGAGGAAA GCTAAAGTGTCCCTACTGTCCCATGGAGCAGAACCCAGCAGATGGGAAACGCATCATATTCTGA